Proteins encoded together in one Lathyrus oleraceus cultivar Zhongwan6 chromosome 5, CAAS_Psat_ZW6_1.0, whole genome shotgun sequence window:
- the LOC127081135 gene encoding uncharacterized calcium-binding protein At1g02270 isoform X3 — MRTGKWAKSMGRISRIGSFAIASSLNDNNLPQPCITCTTFNILAPIYKRLKDEDPTCRESDYRAYWLARNHRILDWLLNEKSSIICLQEFWVGNEELVNLYEKRLKDAGYVSFKLGRTNNRGDGLLIAVQTEYFNILNYKELHFNDCGDRVAQLLHVYKILQYVESYQNDFQLKPMPIMLCGDWNGSKRGHVYKFLRSQGFVSSYDTAHQYTDAEADKWVSHRNHRGNICAVDFIWLLNPDKYRKLLNASWTEAVFAMFKYLLRRASLTESDGFAFLRADKEDCITYSGFCEALRQLNLIGHCHGLSEEEIKELWVQADIDGNGVLDYKEFLQQIWISSVLDQIDDNKNREQEDSSNDVQEQTIGFSVKNAVLFPPEVEKGRWPEDYSLSDHARLTVVFSPITMPCSQMIC, encoded by the exons ATGAGAACGGGTAAATGGGCAAAGAGTATGGGAAGAATATCAAGGATTGGAAGTTTTGCCATTGCTTCTTCCTTAAATGATAATAATCTACCACAACCTTGCATTACTTGCACCACTTTTAATATTCTTGCTCCCATTTACAAACGTCTCAAAGATGAG GACCCGACTTGTCGAGAGAGTGATTATAGAGCATATTGGTTGGCGAGGAATCATAGAATTTTGGATTGGCTCTTAAATGAAAAGTCTTCTATTATTTGTCTTCAG GAGTTTTGGGTTGGAAATGAAGAGCTTGTTAATTTGTATGAGAAAAGACTTAAAGATGCTGGTTATGTTAGTTTCAAACTCGGAAGGACTAATAACCGAGGAGATG GTCTTCTAATAGCAGTGCAAACGGAATACTTTAATATTCTTAATTATAAAGAGTTGCACTTCAACGACTGTGGCGATCGCGTAGCTCAGTTGTTACAT GTTTATAAGATACTTCAATATGTAGAATCTTATCAGAATGATTTTCAACTCAAGCCAATGCCAATCATGTTATGCGG CGATTGGAATGGAAGCAAACGTGGACATGTTTACAAGTTCTTGAGGTCTCAAGGTTTTGTATCATCTTATGATACTGCACATCAGTACACTGATGCAGAGGCGGATAAG TGGGTTAGTCACCGAAATCATCGAGGAAATATATGTGCTGTTGATTTTATCTGGCTTCTAAATCCTGACAAATATCGAAAATTGCTAAATGCAAGTTGGACTGAAGCAGTGTTTGCCATGTTCAAG TATCTATTGCGGAGAGCTTCACTGACAGAGAGTGATGGATTCGCATTTCTAAGGGCCGATAAGGAAGATTGTATTACCTATTCTGGTTTCTGTGAAGCACTTCGTCAG CTCAATTTAATTGGCCATTGTCATGGGTTGAGTGAGGAAGAGATAAAGGAGTTGTGGGTCCAAGCTGACATAGACGGAAACGGTGTTCTTGACTATAAAGAATTTCTG CAGCAAATATGGATTTCGTCGGTTTTAGATCAGATAGACGACAACAAGAATAGGGAGCAAGAGGACAGTTCAAATGATGTTCAAGAACAAACAATTGGTTTTAGTGTAAAAAATGCGGTTTTATTCCCTCCTGAGGTGGAGAAAGGGAGATGGCCTGAAGACTACTCCCTTTCTGATCATGCTCGACTTACCGTTGTGTTTTCGCCGATAACAATGCCATGCTCTCAGATGATTTGCTGA
- the LOC127081135 gene encoding uncharacterized calcium-binding protein At1g02270 isoform X2: MRTGKWAKSMGRISRIGSFAIASSLNDNNLPQPCITCTTFNILAPIYKRLKDEDPTCRESDYRAYWLARNHRILDWLLNEKSSIICLQEFWVGNEELVNLYEKRLKDAGYVSFKLGRTNNRGDGLLIAVQTEYFNILNYKELHFNDCGDRVAQLLHVELVFPFSKWQNSEIRQEILIVNTHLLFPHDATLSLVRLKQVYKILQYVESYQNDFQLKPMPIMLCGDWNGSKRGHVYKFLRSQGFVSSYDTAHQYTDAEADKWVSHRNHRGNICAVDFIWLLNPDKYRKLLNASWTEAVFAMFKYLLRRASLTESDGFAFLRADKEDCITYSGFCEALRQLNLIGHCHGLSEEEIKELWVQADIDGNGVLDYKEFLQIWISSVLDQIDDNKNREQEDSSNDVQEQTIGFSVKNAVLFPPEVEKGRWPEDYSLSDHARLTVVFSPITMPCSQMIC; encoded by the exons ATGAGAACGGGTAAATGGGCAAAGAGTATGGGAAGAATATCAAGGATTGGAAGTTTTGCCATTGCTTCTTCCTTAAATGATAATAATCTACCACAACCTTGCATTACTTGCACCACTTTTAATATTCTTGCTCCCATTTACAAACGTCTCAAAGATGAG GACCCGACTTGTCGAGAGAGTGATTATAGAGCATATTGGTTGGCGAGGAATCATAGAATTTTGGATTGGCTCTTAAATGAAAAGTCTTCTATTATTTGTCTTCAG GAGTTTTGGGTTGGAAATGAAGAGCTTGTTAATTTGTATGAGAAAAGACTTAAAGATGCTGGTTATGTTAGTTTCAAACTCGGAAGGACTAATAACCGAGGAGATG GTCTTCTAATAGCAGTGCAAACGGAATACTTTAATATTCTTAATTATAAAGAGTTGCACTTCAACGACTGTGGCGATCGCGTAGCTCAGTTGTTACATGTTGAGTTAGTCTTTCCGTTTTCAAAATGGCAAAATAGTGAAATTAGGCAGGAAATTCTTATCGTTAACACTCACCTTCTGTTTCCTCATGATGCAACACTGTCGCTTGTACGGCTGAAACAG GTTTATAAGATACTTCAATATGTAGAATCTTATCAGAATGATTTTCAACTCAAGCCAATGCCAATCATGTTATGCGG CGATTGGAATGGAAGCAAACGTGGACATGTTTACAAGTTCTTGAGGTCTCAAGGTTTTGTATCATCTTATGATACTGCACATCAGTACACTGATGCAGAGGCGGATAAG TGGGTTAGTCACCGAAATCATCGAGGAAATATATGTGCTGTTGATTTTATCTGGCTTCTAAATCCTGACAAATATCGAAAATTGCTAAATGCAAGTTGGACTGAAGCAGTGTTTGCCATGTTCAAG TATCTATTGCGGAGAGCTTCACTGACAGAGAGTGATGGATTCGCATTTCTAAGGGCCGATAAGGAAGATTGTATTACCTATTCTGGTTTCTGTGAAGCACTTCGTCAG CTCAATTTAATTGGCCATTGTCATGGGTTGAGTGAGGAAGAGATAAAGGAGTTGTGGGTCCAAGCTGACATAGACGGAAACGGTGTTCTTGACTATAAAGAATTTCTG CAAATATGGATTTCGTCGGTTTTAGATCAGATAGACGACAACAAGAATAGGGAGCAAGAGGACAGTTCAAATGATGTTCAAGAACAAACAATTGGTTTTAGTGTAAAAAATGCGGTTTTATTCCCTCCTGAGGTGGAGAAAGGGAGATGGCCTGAAGACTACTCCCTTTCTGATCATGCTCGACTTACCGTTGTGTTTTCGCCGATAACAATGCCATGCTCTCAGATGATTTGCTGA
- the LOC127081135 gene encoding uncharacterized calcium-binding protein At1g02270 isoform X1, with protein MRTGKWAKSMGRISRIGSFAIASSLNDNNLPQPCITCTTFNILAPIYKRLKDEDPTCRESDYRAYWLARNHRILDWLLNEKSSIICLQEFWVGNEELVNLYEKRLKDAGYVSFKLGRTNNRGDGLLIAVQTEYFNILNYKELHFNDCGDRVAQLLHVELVFPFSKWQNSEIRQEILIVNTHLLFPHDATLSLVRLKQVYKILQYVESYQNDFQLKPMPIMLCGDWNGSKRGHVYKFLRSQGFVSSYDTAHQYTDAEADKWVSHRNHRGNICAVDFIWLLNPDKYRKLLNASWTEAVFAMFKYLLRRASLTESDGFAFLRADKEDCITYSGFCEALRQLNLIGHCHGLSEEEIKELWVQADIDGNGVLDYKEFLQQIWISSVLDQIDDNKNREQEDSSNDVQEQTIGFSVKNAVLFPPEVEKGRWPEDYSLSDHARLTVVFSPITMPCSQMIC; from the exons ATGAGAACGGGTAAATGGGCAAAGAGTATGGGAAGAATATCAAGGATTGGAAGTTTTGCCATTGCTTCTTCCTTAAATGATAATAATCTACCACAACCTTGCATTACTTGCACCACTTTTAATATTCTTGCTCCCATTTACAAACGTCTCAAAGATGAG GACCCGACTTGTCGAGAGAGTGATTATAGAGCATATTGGTTGGCGAGGAATCATAGAATTTTGGATTGGCTCTTAAATGAAAAGTCTTCTATTATTTGTCTTCAG GAGTTTTGGGTTGGAAATGAAGAGCTTGTTAATTTGTATGAGAAAAGACTTAAAGATGCTGGTTATGTTAGTTTCAAACTCGGAAGGACTAATAACCGAGGAGATG GTCTTCTAATAGCAGTGCAAACGGAATACTTTAATATTCTTAATTATAAAGAGTTGCACTTCAACGACTGTGGCGATCGCGTAGCTCAGTTGTTACATGTTGAGTTAGTCTTTCCGTTTTCAAAATGGCAAAATAGTGAAATTAGGCAGGAAATTCTTATCGTTAACACTCACCTTCTGTTTCCTCATGATGCAACACTGTCGCTTGTACGGCTGAAACAG GTTTATAAGATACTTCAATATGTAGAATCTTATCAGAATGATTTTCAACTCAAGCCAATGCCAATCATGTTATGCGG CGATTGGAATGGAAGCAAACGTGGACATGTTTACAAGTTCTTGAGGTCTCAAGGTTTTGTATCATCTTATGATACTGCACATCAGTACACTGATGCAGAGGCGGATAAG TGGGTTAGTCACCGAAATCATCGAGGAAATATATGTGCTGTTGATTTTATCTGGCTTCTAAATCCTGACAAATATCGAAAATTGCTAAATGCAAGTTGGACTGAAGCAGTGTTTGCCATGTTCAAG TATCTATTGCGGAGAGCTTCACTGACAGAGAGTGATGGATTCGCATTTCTAAGGGCCGATAAGGAAGATTGTATTACCTATTCTGGTTTCTGTGAAGCACTTCGTCAG CTCAATTTAATTGGCCATTGTCATGGGTTGAGTGAGGAAGAGATAAAGGAGTTGTGGGTCCAAGCTGACATAGACGGAAACGGTGTTCTTGACTATAAAGAATTTCTG CAGCAAATATGGATTTCGTCGGTTTTAGATCAGATAGACGACAACAAGAATAGGGAGCAAGAGGACAGTTCAAATGATGTTCAAGAACAAACAATTGGTTTTAGTGTAAAAAATGCGGTTTTATTCCCTCCTGAGGTGGAGAAAGGGAGATGGCCTGAAGACTACTCCCTTTCTGATCATGCTCGACTTACCGTTGTGTTTTCGCCGATAACAATGCCATGCTCTCAGATGATTTGCTGA